Sequence from the Gemmatimonadaceae bacterium genome:
TGATCTCGATCGCGGGCCGACGATTGCGATGCCGACGCCCGATCGCGGCGTCCGCACGATCGAGACGCCATCCCGCGCCCCGCGCGCCGTCGTCCGTGACGAGGCGCCCTCCCGCCGCGAGTCACCCGCGGAGATCCCCGCACCGCGCGCGGCCAAGGCGCCGGCACCCGAGGGTAAATCGGGGGTCTATCTGCCGATGATTCTCGGCACCGTGGCCGCCGTGGCGGCCGGCGCCGGTGCGGTGTGGTGGTTCATCCTGCGGTGACTCCGCAGCGGCTCAGCACAGAACCGACCCGTTCGCGGCGCAGCTCAGTTCTTGTGACGGAAGGTGATGCGGCCGCGCGTGAGATCGTACGGCGAGACTTCCACAGTGACGCGATCACCGGCGAGGACGCGAATGCGATTCCGTCGCATGTTGCCCGCCAACGTGGTGAGGACTTCATGCCCGCTCGGAACGGTGACCCGGAACGTCGCATTTGGCAGCAACTCGGTTACTGTCCCCTCGAGTTCGATCGCGTCCTGCTTCCCCATGTATGTGCGGATCCTGTGCAATCGGTGATGTCGGCTCGGACCAGATTCCGGCCAAGACCCCCGGAATTTATAGCGTCCCTGGCGCGTTCAGCCAGCGACGTCACGGGCTGCTGGCCGTGAGTCGCGATCCATGAGCCGCTCTGTTTTGCTGGTCGGCCCGGGATGGCTGGGCGGCCCCACGGCGACGCTGCTCGCCGCCCAGGGGGCGCACGTCTTCACCCTCCAGCGGTCCGAGCACGCCCCGCCAGCCGGGTGCACCGCGGTGACCGGCCACCTCGAGACGGCCGCGCACGACGACGCCGTCCTGTCGGCGGTCTCGCGCACGGTGGATCACCTGGTCGTCTGCGTCTCCCCGTCGCGCGCCCGCGGCGACGACTACGGGCTCTATCCGGCCGCGGCCGAAGGCGCGGCCGCGCTGGCCGAGGTGCTCAGCTGTCGCTCCATCGTGTGGGTCTCCAGTACCGGCGTCTATGACCGCCAGGACGGCAGCGTGGTGACCGAGCAGACGCCGCTCCGCCCGGCGGACGTGCGGGTGCAGGCGCTGGCCGACGCCGAGATGTACATCGCCCGGGCCGCCAATCCGCGTATTCCGCGGGTCGTGCGCATTCTGCGCGTAGCGGGGCTCTATGGCCCCGGTCGCGACCCCGCACCTCGGTTCATCAGCGGCGCCACGCCGCCCGACATCTGGTGCAACTTTGCCTGGCGCGACGACGTGCGCGACGCGATCGCGCACCTGCTCGCC
This genomic interval carries:
- the infA gene encoding translation initiation factor IF-1 codes for the protein MGKQDAIELEGTVTELLPNATFRVTVPSGHEVLTTLAGNMRRNRIRVLAGDRVTVEVSPYDLTRGRITFRHKN